CGAATATCGACCGGGAGACGACCGGATTGCTCGAAACGGTGATCGCGTCGCTCCCGGCGCAGGGGACCACCGTCGTCATGACGACGCACGACCCGGATCACCCGGGCCGCCTCAACGGCGAATCGATCTTCCTGGAAGGGGGCAGACATGTCCTTCAATCACTTCGATGAACGCGGACGGGCCGTGATGGTCGATGTGGGCGGCAAGGAACCGACTCACCGGACGGCCGTGGCATGCGCCAGGGTCTTCCTGAAGAAGGAGACGATCGCGGCGGTCAGGGAAGGCGGGGTGAAAAAGGGGGACGTGCTGGGGATCGCCCGGATCGCCGGGATCGCCGCCGCCAAGAAGACGAGCGACCTGATCCCGCTGTCCCACCCGCTCGCGCTTCATTCCGTGTCGGTCGATTTCGACGTGGAGGAGGACCGCGGAACGATCCTCGTGAAGAGCACCGTGAAGGCGTTCGACCGGACCGGGGTCGAGATGGAGGCG
This is a stretch of genomic DNA from Deltaproteobacteria bacterium. It encodes these proteins:
- the moaC gene encoding cyclic pyranopterin monophosphate synthase MoaC; protein product: MSFNHFDERGRAVMVDVGGKEPTHRTAVACARVFLKKETIAAVREGGVKKGDVLGIARIAGIAAAKKTSDLIPLSHPLALHSVSVDFDVEEDRGTILVKSTVKAFDRTGVEMEAMVSASIAALTIYDMCKGSDRGIVIGDVFLLYKEGGRSGVYRREEPRS